The Mugil cephalus isolate CIBA_MC_2020 chromosome 19, CIBA_Mcephalus_1.1, whole genome shotgun sequence genome has a window encoding:
- the lrrtm4l1 gene encoding leucine rich repeat transmembrane neuronal 4 like 1 isoform X2, whose translation MGPLLCDGRLTHLLFPLLLLLRAPLLFSFGERTCPNSCRCEGKTVHCDQSGFLDVPENISIGCQGLSLRYNELHTLLPYQFAHLSQLLWIYLDHNQISAVDSRAFQGVRRLKELILSSNRITSLHNSTFHGIPNLRSLDLSYNKLEILQPGQFHGLRKLQNLHLRSNGLSNIPIRAFLECRSLEFLDLGYNRIKALTRTTFLGLQKLMELHLEHNQFSRINFFLFPRLANLRSLYLQWNRIRVVNQGLPWTWYTLQKLDLSGNEIQALDPAVFHCLPNLQVLNLESNKLSNVSQEAVSAWLSLTTISLAGNMWDCGTGICPLVAWLRNFRGSKDTTMICSSPKYLQGEKIMEATRNHGICEETDYILTETPSPTSELISEATAEPTFAPTSNSPPLPPTNTYGSLTPVRPRLISYPTLPGHMSKDPRDSVVRTRPTHTPPPEMEHMTLHKVVVGSVALFFTMSLILTIIYVLWRRYPGATRLLQQRSMVGRKRRKKSPEPEQNLSSQLQEYYMSYNPAATPELEVLGNGTGSCTCTISGSRECEAPIYPLPQGFRLIH comes from the exons ATGG gtcCATTGCTGTGTGATGGACGACTGACAcacctcctctttcctctgctcctcctcttgcGGGCTCCCCTGTTATTCAGTTTTGGTGAGCGCACCTGCCCCAATAGCTGCCGATGTGAAGGAAAAACTGTCCATTGTGATCAGTCTGGATTTTTAGATGTCCCAGAAAACATCTCAATCGGCTGCCAGGGCCTCTCCCTTCGCTATAATGAACTGCACACGCTGTTGCCCTATCAGTTTGCTCATCTCAGCCAGCTTCTGTGGATATACCTAGACCACAATCAGATTTCAGCGGTTGACAGTCGAGCATTTCAGGGGGTCCGTAGGTTGAAAGAGCTAATACTGAGCTCCAACAGGATCACATCCCTACACAATTCAACATTCCATGGAATTCCCAATCTTCGCAGTCTGGACTTGTCCTACAACAAATTGGAAATCCTGCAGCCAGGTCAATTCCATGGCTTACGAAAACTACAAAACCTTCACCTACGCTCAAATGGTCTCTCCAATATCCCCATTCGAGCTTTCCTGGAGTGCAGGAGTTTGGAGTTTCTGGACCTAGGCTACAATCGAATCAAGGCTCTTACCCGTACCACCTTTCTGGGGCTACAGAAGCTGATGGAGTTACATCTGGAGCACAACCAGTTCTCACGAATcaacttttttctgtttccacgCTTGGCCAATCTGAGATCACTCTATCTGCAGTGGAATCGCATTCGGGTGGTCAACCAGGGCCTTCCATGGACTTGGTATACGCTACAAAAACTTGACCTGTCTGGAAATGAAATCCAGGCACTGGACCCTGCTGTCTTTCACTGCTTGCCCAATCTTCAAGTCCTAAACCTGGAATCCAACAAGCTGTCCAATGTGTCTCAGGAGGCAGTGTCAGCCTGGCTTTCACTGACCACCATAAGCCTTGCTGGCAACATGTGGGATTGTGGAACTGGAATTTGCCCACTCGTAGCTTGGTTGAGGAATTTCCGGGGCAGCAAAGACACCACTATGATATGCAGCAGTCCAAAATATCTCCAGGGAGAAAAAATCATGGAAGCCACTAGGAACCATGGTATTTGTGAGGAAACTGATTACATTCTGACTGAAACACCCTCACCAACGTCTGAGCTAATTTCCGAAGCCACTGCTGAACCAACATTTGCCCCCACTAGCAACTCTCCACCTTTGCCACCAACCAACACCTATGGTTCTCTCACACCCGTAAGACCTCGACTGATATCTTACCCTACCTTGCCGGGGCATATGAGCAAAGATCCGAGAGACTCAGTGGTTCGCACTCGGCCCACTCACACACCACCCCCAGAGATGGAGCACATGACTCTGCACAAAGTGGTGGTCGGCAGCGTGGCACTCTTCTTCACCATGTCCCTAATCTTGACAATTATCTATGTGTTGTGGCGGCGCTACCCAGGTGCTACCAGGTTGCTGCAGCAGCGTTCCATGGTGGGACGGAAGCGTCGCAAAAAGAGTCCAGAGCCAGAGCAGAACCTTAGCTCCCAGCTCCAAGAGTATTACATGAGCTACAACCCTGCAGCCACACCAGAATTGGAAGTGCTAGGCAATGGCACTGGTTCCTGCACTTGCACAATCTCTGGCTCCAGGGAGTGTGAG
- the lrrtm4l1 gene encoding leucine rich repeat transmembrane neuronal 4 like 1 isoform X1, translating to MGPLLCDGRLTHLLFPLLLLLRAPLLFSFGERTCPNSCRCEGKTVHCDQSGFLDVPENISIGCQGLSLRYNELHTLLPYQFAHLSQLLWIYLDHNQISAVDSRAFQGVRRLKELILSSNRITSLHNSTFHGIPNLRSLDLSYNKLEILQPGQFHGLRKLQNLHLRSNGLSNIPIRAFLECRSLEFLDLGYNRIKALTRTTFLGLQKLMELHLEHNQFSRINFFLFPRLANLRSLYLQWNRIRVVNQGLPWTWYTLQKLDLSGNEIQALDPAVFHCLPNLQVLNLESNKLSNVSQEAVSAWLSLTTISLAGNMWDCGTGICPLVAWLRNFRGSKDTTMICSSPKYLQGEKIMEATRNHGICEETDYILTETPSPTSELISEATAEPTFAPTSNSPPLPPTNTYGSLTPVRPRLISYPTLPGHMSKDPRDSVVRTRPTHTPPPEMEHMTLHKVVVGSVALFFTMSLILTIIYVLWRRYPGATRLLQQRSMVGRKRRKKSPEPEQNLSSQLQEYYMSYNPAATPELEVLGNGTGSCTCTISGSRECENEYTCPRPLPGAWLGDVPTIH from the exons ATGG gtcCATTGCTGTGTGATGGACGACTGACAcacctcctctttcctctgctcctcctcttgcGGGCTCCCCTGTTATTCAGTTTTGGTGAGCGCACCTGCCCCAATAGCTGCCGATGTGAAGGAAAAACTGTCCATTGTGATCAGTCTGGATTTTTAGATGTCCCAGAAAACATCTCAATCGGCTGCCAGGGCCTCTCCCTTCGCTATAATGAACTGCACACGCTGTTGCCCTATCAGTTTGCTCATCTCAGCCAGCTTCTGTGGATATACCTAGACCACAATCAGATTTCAGCGGTTGACAGTCGAGCATTTCAGGGGGTCCGTAGGTTGAAAGAGCTAATACTGAGCTCCAACAGGATCACATCCCTACACAATTCAACATTCCATGGAATTCCCAATCTTCGCAGTCTGGACTTGTCCTACAACAAATTGGAAATCCTGCAGCCAGGTCAATTCCATGGCTTACGAAAACTACAAAACCTTCACCTACGCTCAAATGGTCTCTCCAATATCCCCATTCGAGCTTTCCTGGAGTGCAGGAGTTTGGAGTTTCTGGACCTAGGCTACAATCGAATCAAGGCTCTTACCCGTACCACCTTTCTGGGGCTACAGAAGCTGATGGAGTTACATCTGGAGCACAACCAGTTCTCACGAATcaacttttttctgtttccacgCTTGGCCAATCTGAGATCACTCTATCTGCAGTGGAATCGCATTCGGGTGGTCAACCAGGGCCTTCCATGGACTTGGTATACGCTACAAAAACTTGACCTGTCTGGAAATGAAATCCAGGCACTGGACCCTGCTGTCTTTCACTGCTTGCCCAATCTTCAAGTCCTAAACCTGGAATCCAACAAGCTGTCCAATGTGTCTCAGGAGGCAGTGTCAGCCTGGCTTTCACTGACCACCATAAGCCTTGCTGGCAACATGTGGGATTGTGGAACTGGAATTTGCCCACTCGTAGCTTGGTTGAGGAATTTCCGGGGCAGCAAAGACACCACTATGATATGCAGCAGTCCAAAATATCTCCAGGGAGAAAAAATCATGGAAGCCACTAGGAACCATGGTATTTGTGAGGAAACTGATTACATTCTGACTGAAACACCCTCACCAACGTCTGAGCTAATTTCCGAAGCCACTGCTGAACCAACATTTGCCCCCACTAGCAACTCTCCACCTTTGCCACCAACCAACACCTATGGTTCTCTCACACCCGTAAGACCTCGACTGATATCTTACCCTACCTTGCCGGGGCATATGAGCAAAGATCCGAGAGACTCAGTGGTTCGCACTCGGCCCACTCACACACCACCCCCAGAGATGGAGCACATGACTCTGCACAAAGTGGTGGTCGGCAGCGTGGCACTCTTCTTCACCATGTCCCTAATCTTGACAATTATCTATGTGTTGTGGCGGCGCTACCCAGGTGCTACCAGGTTGCTGCAGCAGCGTTCCATGGTGGGACGGAAGCGTCGCAAAAAGAGTCCAGAGCCAGAGCAGAACCTTAGCTCCCAGCTCCAAGAGTATTACATGAGCTACAACCCTGCAGCCACACCAGAATTGGAAGTGCTAGGCAATGGCACTGGTTCCTGCACTTGCACAATCTCTGGCTCCAGGGAGTGTGAG